AAAGCCATGCTTTTCACCTCTTATCTGTTTCTTCTTCTTTTTTTTCTTCTAGCTGCTTCGGCTTTCTTTTTACGCTTTACACTTGGTTTTTCATAATGCTCTCTTTTTCTGGCTTCTTTTAAAACTCCAGAAACTGCACATTGTTTTCTGAATCTTCTTAGAGCATGGTCAAGTGATTCATTTTGCTTTACTTTTACCTCAGCCATCTACTTTCCCTCCCCTCATCCCACCCGGCATCCTAACCCTATATTTAACTTAAATAAAGATGCTGTAAGTGGAATTGTCAACTGAAATATTATATACGAAAAATGATTATTTTGCAATAGTGTTTTAACCTGGAGGCCACATCATATTTCTACCACCTAGTAAATGATAATGAAGATGGAATACAGTTTGTCCTCCTTCTTTCCCACTATTAGTAACTACTCTATATCCTTTTTCATTAATTCCTTTTTCTTTCGCTATTGTTTTTATTACTAAATGTATATGTCCTATTATAT
This genomic window from Caldisalinibacter kiritimatiensis contains:
- the rpsU gene encoding 30S ribosomal protein S21; its protein translation is MAEVKVKQNESLDHALRRFRKQCAVSGVLKEARKREHYEKPSVKRKKKAEAARRKKRRRNR